The Flavobacteriales bacterium genome has a window encoding:
- a CDS encoding acetyl-CoA carboxylase biotin carboxyl carrier protein subunit, producing MKAVINKGLEFSLEDDISWDCIEVKDGQFQIIYKNKSYLADVVRLDTSKKEVCLQINNRLYDVVLKDKYDDLLNQMGLDTASNKKDNEVKAPMPGQVLDILVKAGDTINEGDGLIVLEAMKMENIIKSTRNGIVQKVHAKKSNSVEKNAVLIVFE from the coding sequence GTGAAAGCTGTAATAAATAAAGGTCTTGAATTTTCCCTTGAAGATGATATTAGTTGGGACTGTATCGAAGTAAAAGACGGTCAGTTTCAAATTATCTACAAGAATAAATCTTATTTAGCTGATGTGGTGCGTTTAGACACTTCTAAAAAAGAAGTCTGTCTACAAATCAATAATCGGCTTTATGATGTCGTGCTAAAAGACAAATATGACGATTTATTAAATCAAATGGGGCTAGATACCGCTTCTAATAAGAAGGATAATGAGGTTAAAGCTCCAATGCCAGGTCAGGTCTTGGACATCTTAGTAAAAGCTGGAGATACTATCAATGAAGGAGACGGGCTCATTGTGTTGGAGGCTATGAAAATGGAAAACATTATTAAATCTACCAGAAACGGTATAGTACAAAAGGTGCACGCCAAAAAAAGCAATAGCGTTGAAAAAAACGCTGTCCTTATTGTTTTTGAATAG